From one Acidimicrobiales bacterium genomic stretch:
- a CDS encoding acyltransferase, producing the protein MSLLAPLKFSPAGRYAPLDGYRALACLMIVVTHCAEGLRVVEDHPVLGANFLGYFAVVVFFTMSGFLVYKPFVDRHLAGRPAPATGRFLWQRMLRIYPLYWVVVTVYFLQGNQNVPGLWGYVRVYLLLQIYRPDTFGRGILAAWTLAVDISFYLVVPLLALAARKVAHHIGSSKRARLQGEIVVVLLFALLGPVWRCFWLLQGTTRLVDLWLPSQADFFGLGMAFALVLSWVQAGGTAPDPMRWLGRWPAVCFAAAVASFFVLGQLDLPLAKINPIDAFKLTPADQMARYFLYLVAAFFLFVPALLGPRGAASSRFFGSRPLRVMSELSYGLYLWHMLFLIHAADWLGGKDVAGFWPTLYIALVLSMLASLVTYLTVERPTARLRNIGLPTLPKRPGPGPRRTTSVRPTA; encoded by the coding sequence TGCTCGCCCCGCTCAAGTTCAGCCCTGCGGGCCGCTACGCCCCGCTCGACGGCTACCGCGCCCTCGCCTGCCTGATGATCGTGGTGACCCACTGCGCCGAGGGCCTCCGGGTCGTCGAGGACCACCCCGTGCTCGGGGCCAACTTCCTCGGGTACTTCGCCGTCGTCGTCTTCTTCACGATGTCGGGGTTCCTCGTCTACAAGCCGTTCGTCGACCGCCACCTGGCCGGGCGCCCGGCGCCCGCCACCGGTCGCTTCCTGTGGCAACGCATGCTGCGCATCTACCCCCTGTACTGGGTGGTGGTCACGGTGTACTTCCTCCAGGGCAACCAGAACGTCCCGGGCCTGTGGGGGTACGTCCGCGTCTACCTGCTGTTGCAGATCTACCGCCCCGACACCTTCGGCCGGGGCATCCTCGCCGCATGGACGCTCGCGGTGGACATCAGCTTCTACCTGGTCGTCCCCCTCCTGGCCCTCGCCGCCCGCAAGGTGGCCCACCACATCGGCTCGTCCAAGCGGGCCCGCCTCCAGGGCGAGATCGTGGTGGTCCTTCTGTTCGCGCTCCTCGGCCCCGTGTGGCGCTGCTTCTGGCTCCTGCAGGGCACGACGAGGCTCGTCGACCTCTGGCTCCCTTCCCAGGCCGACTTCTTCGGGCTGGGCATGGCCTTCGCACTCGTGCTCTCGTGGGTGCAGGCCGGCGGGACCGCGCCCGACCCGATGCGCTGGCTCGGTCGCTGGCCCGCCGTGTGCTTCGCCGCCGCGGTCGCTTCGTTCTTCGTCCTCGGCCAGCTCGACCTGCCGCTGGCGAAGATCAACCCCATCGACGCCTTCAAGCTCACGCCCGCCGACCAGATGGCGCGGTACTTCCTGTACCTCGTCGCCGCCTTCTTCCTCTTCGTGCCGGCCCTGCTCGGTCCACGGGGCGCGGCCTCTTCCCGCTTCTTCGGTAGTAGACCCCTCCGGGTCATGAGCGAGCTGAGCTACGGCCTCTACCTGTGGCACATGCTGTTCCTCATCCACGCCGCCGACTGGCTGGGAGGCAAGGACGTGGCCGGGTTCTGGCCCACGCTCTACATCGCGCTGGTGCTGTCGATGCTGGCGTCGCTCGTCACCTACCTGACCGTCGAGCGCCCCACGGCCCGACTCCGCAACATCGGCCTGCCCACCCTCCCGAAGAGACCCGGGCCCGGCCCGCGCCGCACCACCTCCGTCCGGCCCACGGCATGA
- a CDS encoding DUF3367 domain-containing protein encodes MTRERLWPTGVLFSLLALAATFSNEPGRYVGDNRFEQYWGPLGRLLRETSLWDGTRGLGRVGEEWWPASYPIAVLRGLGLSAPVSEHVWHAAVLVVAGLGMVALLRVFLGRVGPAAVLAGLIYAFNPFTATFLLPSVLFWNYAIAPWVLVMFLRGVDNPRPWRWAAGFALLLFSAGNADTPGTFFAVLWIVPAAVWVVHVDRRATWREVAAWLLKAALLSLLTCAAAIAKTMLGSDPLAQRLQFTELPERVNETSSWAESWRGLGFWLSYFSDASGAERLPGGTYYYETALGVLITFVAPVTAAVVLWKSRWRARALFGGIALLSLVWMVGSYPPDDPAPSGWLLLRAYDAVPGLASLRNTYKAGSGLLIGVAALVGVGVAIATPRLERRGPGWRALPGAVAVLVVAAASLPFWNGGLYPDRATFTEVPGYWEEALEHLDGRAGSGRVLVLPGTTKTTYRWGEPGDDIFDTSLRRHPNVVSNAFPLSGPQAADLVDALEARIAEGTLGPGELAPVLDALGVDRVVIRNDLDWEASQVVRPADLDLFRDDEGLRLDRTFGEPGESVTAESDTSFTAGRERNLPPVEVYAVEGAPDTDVPPGLARPDVAPLVLSGDGGGWLLAAQEGLLDDERPVVYTGDQSPAELARALESGSPLVVTDTNRRRLTRIRGAVPTQSHTLSEGQDLDQPAQDLFGTEGSQSVAEFRDATAIEASSSGTRITGFQPWLQPANAFDGNYTTSWLTGGLEDPVGAYLRVDFRQPETIDRLSLLPFLPSDAGRRVTEVSLHFSTGEPIDVQLEEGGTTEVTFPARTTEFLELRIEDVSRAGTAAVGFREIAVPGIDLTEVIAVPDDVARAAEGEPALQAALATAPLRFLFDRVQGTGPQDEELVIRRSLRLAAPRSVTLGGHLQLDIATTDLELDRFLSGFRDDGVSAYGSTRARGDLENRGLHAVDGDPATAWAAPARAGEELTVRFPTRPVSRVQVTSAADADSTPVDEVRILVGGREEALELASEPGCDETQAACDRVGTLEVPATAVDKVVVQLAGVEATGADAGRPARITEVAISDGSDEPVQVDAPAADACNDTSVTVDARPVAFRLADGDLDRALAGERVPFTGCEDIPLAEGRHTVGTADAIVDDLSLASGTVDEVTPSPAPTVEVLERGAGHLRLRVDSEGDALVSTGQSFDEGWRATVDGNGLGPPRAVETLTTWSLPAGTHVVDLTYAPERTFRGALLATVVGLVLCAAIVLRPVLRARPRPASPADASRRPSPTPPT; translated from the coding sequence GTGACCCGCGAGCGCCTGTGGCCCACCGGGGTCCTGTTCAGCCTGCTCGCGCTCGCCGCCACGTTCTCCAACGAGCCCGGACGCTACGTGGGGGACAACCGCTTCGAGCAGTACTGGGGCCCCTTGGGACGCCTGCTGCGGGAGACGTCCCTCTGGGACGGGACCCGCGGGCTCGGCCGGGTCGGCGAGGAGTGGTGGCCGGCCAGCTACCCCATCGCGGTGCTCCGCGGCCTCGGCCTGTCCGCGCCGGTGAGCGAGCACGTGTGGCACGCCGCCGTCCTCGTGGTGGCGGGACTGGGCATGGTCGCGCTGCTGCGGGTGTTCCTCGGCCGCGTGGGCCCGGCGGCGGTGCTCGCGGGCCTCATCTACGCCTTCAACCCGTTCACCGCGACCTTCCTGCTGCCCTCGGTGCTCTTCTGGAACTACGCCATCGCTCCCTGGGTGCTGGTCATGTTCCTGCGCGGCGTCGACAACCCCCGACCGTGGCGATGGGCCGCCGGGTTCGCGCTCCTGTTGTTCTCCGCCGGCAACGCAGACACGCCCGGCACGTTCTTCGCCGTGCTGTGGATCGTCCCCGCCGCCGTCTGGGTCGTGCACGTCGACCGGCGGGCCACCTGGCGCGAGGTGGCGGCCTGGCTGCTCAAGGCCGCGCTCCTGTCCCTCCTCACGTGCGCCGCCGCCATCGCCAAGACGATGCTCGGCAGCGACCCGCTCGCCCAGCGCCTCCAGTTCACCGAGCTGCCCGAGCGGGTCAACGAGACGTCGTCCTGGGCCGAGTCGTGGCGCGGGCTCGGCTTCTGGCTCAGCTACTTCAGCGACGCCTCCGGCGCGGAGCGGCTGCCCGGCGGCACCTACTACTACGAGACGGCGCTGGGCGTCCTGATCACCTTCGTGGCGCCCGTCACCGCCGCGGTCGTGCTCTGGAAGTCACGGTGGCGGGCACGGGCGCTCTTCGGCGGCATCGCCCTGTTGAGCCTGGTGTGGATGGTCGGCTCGTACCCACCGGACGACCCGGCGCCGTCGGGCTGGCTGCTCCTGCGCGCGTACGACGCCGTGCCCGGCCTGGCCTCCCTCCGCAACACCTACAAGGCCGGGTCGGGCCTGCTCATCGGCGTCGCCGCCCTGGTGGGGGTCGGCGTCGCCATCGCCACCCCGCGCCTCGAGCGTCGGGGCCCCGGTTGGCGGGCACTCCCCGGTGCCGTGGCCGTCCTGGTCGTGGCGGCAGCCTCCCTGCCCTTCTGGAACGGCGGCCTCTACCCCGACCGCGCCACGTTCACCGAGGTGCCCGGCTACTGGGAGGAGGCCCTCGAGCACCTCGACGGCCGGGCCGGCTCGGGGCGCGTCCTCGTGCTGCCGGGGACCACCAAGACGACCTACCGCTGGGGCGAGCCGGGTGACGACATCTTCGACACCTCCCTGCGCCGCCACCCGAACGTCGTCTCCAACGCGTTCCCGCTGAGCGGCCCCCAGGCCGCGGACCTCGTCGATGCCCTCGAGGCCCGGATCGCCGAGGGCACGCTCGGCCCAGGCGAGCTCGCACCCGTCCTCGACGCGCTCGGCGTCGACCGCGTCGTGATCCGCAACGACCTCGACTGGGAGGCCTCGCAGGTCGTGCGCCCCGCCGACCTCGACCTCTTCCGCGACGACGAGGGGCTCCGCCTGGATCGCACGTTCGGCGAGCCGGGCGAGTCGGTCACCGCCGAGTCCGACACCTCGTTCACCGCGGGCCGCGAGCGCAACCTGCCTCCCGTGGAGGTCTACGCCGTCGAGGGGGCACCCGACACCGACGTCCCGCCTGGACTGGCGCGGCCCGACGTCGCCCCGCTGGTGCTCTCCGGCGACGGTGGGGGCTGGCTGCTCGCCGCCCAGGAAGGGCTGCTCGATGACGAGCGCCCCGTGGTGTACACCGGCGATCAATCGCCCGCCGAGCTGGCCCGGGCTCTCGAGTCGGGGTCGCCCCTCGTGGTCACCGACACCAACCGCCGCCGACTCACCCGTATCCGCGGCGCCGTCCCCACGCAGTCGCACACCCTCAGCGAGGGCCAGGACCTCGACCAGCCCGCGCAGGACCTGTTCGGCACCGAGGGCAGCCAGTCGGTGGCCGAGTTCCGCGATGCCACCGCGATCGAGGCCTCGTCCTCCGGAACGCGGATCACCGGCTTCCAACCGTGGCTCCAGCCCGCCAACGCGTTCGACGGCAACTACACGACCAGCTGGCTGACCGGTGGGCTCGAGGACCCGGTCGGGGCCTACCTCCGGGTCGACTTCCGCCAACCGGAGACCATCGACCGGCTCTCGCTGCTGCCCTTCCTCCCCAGCGACGCCGGCCGGCGGGTCACCGAGGTCAGCCTCCACTTCTCCACCGGCGAGCCCATCGACGTCCAGCTCGAGGAGGGCGGGACGACCGAGGTCACGTTTCCGGCCCGCACCACCGAGTTCCTGGAGCTCCGCATCGAGGACGTGAGCCGCGCCGGCACGGCGGCCGTGGGGTTCCGCGAGATCGCGGTGCCGGGGATCGACCTGACCGAGGTCATCGCCGTGCCCGACGACGTGGCGCGCGCCGCAGAGGGCGAGCCCGCACTGCAGGCCGCCCTCGCCACGGCGCCCCTGCGCTTCCTCTTCGACCGCGTGCAGGGCACGGGCCCCCAGGACGAGGAGCTCGTCATCCGTCGCAGCCTCCGGCTGGCCGCACCCCGCTCGGTCACCCTCGGCGGTCACCTCCAGCTCGACATCGCCACCACGGACCTCGAGCTGGACCGCTTCCTCTCCGGGTTCCGCGACGACGGCGTGTCGGCCTACGGGTCGACGCGGGCCCGGGGGGACCTCGAGAACCGGGGCCTCCACGCAGTGGACGGCGACCCTGCCACCGCCTGGGCCGCGCCGGCTCGTGCCGGCGAGGAGCTGACCGTGCGCTTCCCGACCCGGCCGGTGAGCCGGGTCCAGGTGACCAGCGCGGCCGACGCCGACAGCACGCCGGTCGACGAGGTGCGGATCCTGGTCGGAGGCCGTGAGGAGGCCCTCGAGCTCGCCAGCGAGCCCGGCTGCGACGAGACCCAGGCGGCCTGCGACCGCGTCGGCACGCTCGAGGTCCCGGCCACCGCCGTGGACAAGGTCGTGGTGCAACTCGCCGGGGTCGAGGCCACCGGCGCCGATGCCGGACGGCCGGCCCGCATCACCGAGGTCGCCATCAGCGACGGGTCCGACGAGCCCGTGCAGGTCGACGCTCCCGCAGCCGACGCCTGCAACGACACGAGCGTGACCGTCGACGCCCGCCCCGTCGCCTTCCGCCTCGCGGACGGCGACCTCGACCGTGCGCTGGCCGGCGAGCGCGTGCCCTTCACCGGGTGCGAGGACATCCCCCTCGCCGAGGGGCGCCACACCGTGGGCACGGCGGACGCGATCGTCGACGACCTCTCACTCGCGAGCGGGACGGTCGACGAGGTCACGCCCTCGCCGGCGCCCACCGTCGAGGTGCTCGAGCGGGGCGCCGGCCACCTGCGGCTGCGCGTCGACAGCGAGGGGGATGCCCTCGTGTCGACGGGACAGTCCTTCGACGAGGGCTGGCGCGCGACCGTCGACGGGAACGGCCTCGGCCCACCCCGCGCCGTGGAAACGCTCACCACGTGGTCGCTCCCTGCCGGCACCCACGTGGTCGACCTGACCTACGCTCCCGAACGGACCTTCCGTGGCGCGCTGCTCGCCACCGTCGTCGGGCTGGTCCTCTGCGCAGCCATCGTCCTGCGCCCGGTGCTGCGGGCCCGCCCCCGCCCCGCCTCCCCCGCCGACGCCTCCCGCCGACCCTCCCCCACCCCGCCGACGTGA
- a CDS encoding glycosyltransferase, with translation MPPARTLVIPMYREASRIGSTLAALAASGLNDPSTEVLLVDDGSDDDTPAIAKSVAGELGLTVSVLELGVNQGKGAAVRAGVLAAQGASVAFADADLATDTADIEACFRRVEAGPDDVVVATRSHPDSVITVAAPRHRVAMGRAYNGFLRGLGLTDSKDTQCGLKGFTAAAGRTVFSPLRTQGFAFDIEVLARARQAGLTVAEMPIAWGHVEGSRVGMGSGARSFVDAVRIRRALGPSRPRHLPPGDHEATAMAPEKYAVMADTERDHWWFRAKRSLVLQEAARAGADRGGLAIDVGCGTGAVLEALAARYGRVVGTDLSLLAAERAATLVGPGAGPVLATAEHLPFPDAGAGLLTSLDVLEHLDDDVAALVELGRVVRPGGVLLLAVPAYEWAWSDHDVTLGHRRRYTAPRLRRVAEDAGLECLRVTYFHSWLAPLAFLLRKTPLKLLVRGDQEEASFVSPSVNRVLVALTTVERWLLRLVPLPFGLSVLLVARRPRPATATTAGAARSAGPG, from the coding sequence ATGCCCCCGGCCCGCACCCTCGTGATCCCGATGTACCGCGAGGCGTCCCGCATCGGGTCCACGCTGGCGGCCCTGGCGGCGTCGGGGCTGAACGACCCGTCGACCGAGGTGCTCCTGGTCGACGACGGCAGCGACGACGACACCCCGGCCATCGCGAAGTCCGTGGCGGGCGAGTTGGGGCTCACCGTCAGCGTGCTCGAGCTCGGGGTGAACCAGGGCAAGGGCGCGGCGGTGCGCGCCGGGGTGCTGGCGGCGCAGGGCGCGAGCGTCGCGTTCGCCGACGCCGACCTGGCGACCGACACCGCCGACATCGAGGCCTGCTTCCGGCGGGTGGAGGCGGGGCCCGACGACGTCGTCGTGGCCACGCGCTCGCACCCCGACAGCGTGATCACCGTCGCCGCACCCCGTCACCGGGTCGCGATGGGTCGTGCGTACAACGGGTTCCTGCGCGGACTCGGCCTCACCGACAGCAAGGACACGCAGTGCGGGCTCAAGGGCTTCACCGCGGCCGCCGGCCGCACGGTGTTCAGTCCGCTGCGCACCCAAGGGTTCGCGTTCGACATCGAGGTGTTGGCTCGGGCCCGTCAGGCCGGCCTCACGGTGGCGGAGATGCCCATCGCGTGGGGGCACGTCGAGGGCAGTCGGGTCGGCATGGGCAGCGGGGCCCGGTCGTTCGTCGACGCCGTGCGCATCCGCCGGGCCCTCGGTCCGAGCCGCCCCCGCCACCTGCCCCCGGGGGACCACGAGGCCACGGCCATGGCCCCCGAGAAGTACGCGGTGATGGCGGACACCGAGCGCGACCACTGGTGGTTCCGGGCGAAGCGCTCCCTGGTGCTCCAGGAGGCGGCGCGGGCGGGCGCCGACCGCGGTGGTCTCGCCATCGACGTGGGGTGCGGGACGGGGGCCGTGCTCGAGGCGTTGGCCGCCCGCTACGGGCGGGTCGTCGGAACGGACCTCAGCCTGCTGGCCGCGGAGCGGGCGGCCACCCTCGTGGGGCCCGGGGCCGGCCCGGTGCTGGCGACCGCCGAGCACCTCCCGTTCCCCGACGCCGGCGCCGGGTTGCTCACGAGCCTCGACGTGCTCGAGCACCTCGACGACGACGTCGCCGCCCTCGTCGAGCTCGGCCGGGTCGTGCGCCCGGGGGGTGTGCTGCTCCTGGCCGTGCCGGCCTACGAATGGGCGTGGAGCGACCACGACGTGACCCTCGGCCACCGCCGCCGCTACACCGCCCCCCGTCTGCGACGGGTGGCCGAGGACGCCGGCCTGGAATGTCTCCGCGTGACATACTTCCACTCCTGGCTTGCCCCACTGGCGTTCCTGCTGAGGAAGACGCCGCTCAAGTTGCTCGTGCGGGGCGATCAGGAGGAGGCGAGCTTCGTGAGCCCGTCGGTCAACCGCGTGCTCGTTGCGCTCACGACGGTGGAGCGCTGGCTGCTGCGCCTGGTGCCGCTTCCGTTCGGTCTGTCGGTGCTGCTGGTCGCTCGTCGGCCTCGGCCGGCGACCGCAACCACGGCAGGGGCGGCCAGGTCGGCGGGACCAGGCTGA
- a CDS encoding glycosyltransferase family 4 protein: protein MTDPQPGSSERLAVLAESGDMRRVHLVAWRDREDPEGGGSEEHAAQLARHWADAGLEVTLHTGRVAGLPGTTNREGYRVVRGGGHLSVFPRTIQWEWSGRAGPRDGLLDIFHGVPFFSPLWARGPRVGFVHHVHLGTWSHRMPPGMAQVGYLQERVAVPLVYRRATLVTPSRSTRQELVEKLGMRHADIRVAPNGVDERFRPGGERSPTPLVLAVGRLVPHKGFDVALRAIARCRPSRPDLRCVVVGDGPARGDLERLAHELGMDDWIEFRGRVDDDALVAAYQEAWVVANASLQEGWGLTLTEAGACATPAVATRIPGHTEAVDDGNGGLLVDGEQEMAAAIGRVLDDPDLRAALSTGARRHAAQFTWAASAETVLRALVDDAHKRRRGHPTHRA, encoded by the coding sequence GTGACCGACCCCCAGCCTGGCTCCTCTGAGCGCCTCGCCGTCCTCGCCGAGTCCGGCGACATGCGCCGCGTCCACCTCGTGGCCTGGCGCGACCGCGAGGATCCCGAGGGCGGCGGGTCCGAGGAGCACGCCGCGCAGCTCGCCCGCCACTGGGCCGACGCCGGGCTCGAGGTCACCCTGCACACCGGGCGGGTGGCGGGCCTGCCCGGCACCACGAACCGGGAGGGCTACCGGGTGGTCCGCGGTGGCGGGCACCTGAGCGTGTTCCCGCGCACGATCCAATGGGAGTGGAGCGGCCGGGCCGGGCCACGCGACGGCCTGCTCGACATCTTCCACGGCGTGCCCTTCTTCTCCCCGCTGTGGGCCCGCGGGCCCCGTGTCGGCTTCGTCCACCACGTCCACCTCGGCACGTGGTCCCACCGCATGCCTCCCGGCATGGCGCAGGTGGGCTACCTCCAGGAGCGGGTCGCCGTGCCGCTGGTCTACCGCCGGGCCACGCTGGTCACCCCGTCGCGCTCCACCCGCCAGGAGCTCGTGGAGAAGCTCGGGATGCGCCACGCCGACATCCGGGTCGCCCCCAACGGCGTCGACGAGCGGTTCCGGCCCGGCGGCGAGCGCTCGCCCACACCGCTCGTGCTCGCGGTCGGCCGCCTGGTCCCCCACAAGGGCTTCGACGTCGCGCTGCGCGCCATCGCCCGGTGCCGGCCATCGCGACCCGACCTGCGTTGCGTGGTCGTGGGGGACGGACCGGCACGTGGCGATCTCGAGCGGCTCGCCCACGAACTGGGCATGGACGACTGGATCGAGTTCCGGGGACGGGTCGACGACGACGCCCTGGTCGCCGCGTACCAGGAGGCGTGGGTGGTGGCCAACGCCTCGCTGCAGGAGGGGTGGGGCCTCACCCTCACCGAGGCCGGTGCGTGTGCGACCCCTGCGGTGGCGACACGCATCCCCGGTCACACCGAGGCGGTCGACGACGGCAACGGAGGCCTGCTCGTCGACGGCGAGCAGGAGATGGCCGCGGCGATCGGACGCGTGCTCGACGATCCCGACCTCCGCGCCGCGTTGAGCACCGGGGCCCGTCGCCACGCCGCCCAGTTCACCTGGGCCGCCAGCGCCGAGACCGTGCTCCGAGCGCTCGTGGACGACGCCCACAAGCGCCGCCGCGGCCACCCGACCCACCGGGCCTGA
- a CDS encoding lytic murein transglycosylase, translating into MEISPALADVPVVSGEFLALDAALQAARATRERATADLAELRPAKAQLEERVVRAHAAHHRATKRLAYIEAAIDALAVASYTGSGAPPVPLLDPAEANARQQRAVLTETVSDAQVEDRDVAAAERDSAIREVGLSEALLANVIGRIEEATALEAQAARDEIELAPRVAAARVLAPVQGVDFPLVALDAYYRGAQTLAAEDPACGVRWWALAGISRVEGRHGTYGGAQLEADGDVTRHIIGIPLPAIGETDGGLLDGDPTVDHAVGPMQFIPSTWARWGRDGNGDGVANPQNLYDAALSAAAYLCASGPGLDGDAGLRRAYFSYNHSDAYVAQVLGHAREYQQSVPLD; encoded by the coding sequence ATGGAGATCTCACCGGCGCTGGCCGACGTGCCCGTGGTGAGCGGGGAGTTCCTGGCCCTCGACGCCGCCCTCCAGGCCGCCCGGGCCACGCGCGAGCGGGCCACCGCCGATCTGGCCGAGCTCCGTCCGGCGAAGGCCCAGCTCGAGGAGCGGGTCGTCCGGGCCCACGCCGCCCACCATCGGGCGACCAAGCGCCTGGCCTACATCGAAGCTGCCATCGACGCACTGGCGGTGGCGAGCTACACCGGGAGCGGCGCGCCCCCGGTCCCCCTCCTCGACCCGGCCGAGGCCAACGCCCGCCAGCAGCGCGCGGTGCTCACCGAGACCGTGAGCGACGCCCAGGTCGAGGATCGGGACGTGGCCGCGGCCGAGCGCGACAGCGCCATCCGGGAGGTCGGCCTCAGCGAGGCCCTCCTGGCCAACGTGATCGGGCGCATCGAGGAGGCGACGGCCCTCGAGGCCCAGGCTGCCCGGGACGAGATCGAGCTCGCTCCCCGCGTCGCCGCCGCCCGCGTGCTCGCGCCGGTGCAGGGGGTCGACTTCCCCCTGGTGGCGCTCGACGCGTACTACCGCGGCGCCCAGACCCTCGCCGCCGAGGACCCTGCCTGCGGGGTGCGCTGGTGGGCGCTCGCCGGCATCTCCCGGGTCGAGGGCCGCCACGGCACCTACGGCGGCGCACAGCTCGAGGCCGACGGCGACGTCACCCGCCACATCATCGGCATCCCCCTCCCGGCCATCGGTGAGACGGACGGGGGCCTGCTCGACGGCGACCCGACGGTCGACCACGCCGTGGGGCCCATGCAGTTCATCCCGTCGACCTGGGCGCGCTGGGGCCGCGACGGCAACGGCGACGGCGTGGCCAACCCGCAGAACCTGTACGACGCCGCGCTCTCCGCCGCCGCCTACCTGTGCGCGAGCGGCCCCGGCCTGGACGGCGACGCCGGCCTGCGGCGGGCCTACTTCAGCTACAACCACTCGGACGCGTACGTCGCCCAGGTGCTCGGCCACGCCCGCGAGTACCAGCAGTCCGTCCCGCTGGACTGA
- a CDS encoding ABC transporter substrate-binding protein gives MLIRSTHWRRLLALLVAVLLVGAACGGGGDDGDGGDDSAANVATSTTNPDANAEPVTGGTLRYGIEADTSSPWTPANMVCAISCHMIAHSIYDPLTLANADGEVQPNLLESFDHNDDYSVWTLVAREGITFHDGTPFDADAIAFNIEADKASPLTGKAFAYIDTVESDGDMTVTVTAKGPWVSFPAFLTGQLGYQASPTWLQAVEAGTAQADEPVGTGAFVFESYEPGGVFAATANPDYWRTDAEGRPLPYLDAIEYVIQEQDQTRFNSLVSGETNIMHTSNGDTTNRIATEVENGTVEADQITNNLETGYVLLNVGDESLPTSDVRVRQALAYGFDYETRLQARSGGVPEIANGPFPPGTPGYLEDTGFPTYDPDKARELVEEYEAENGPIEIAYKTTTDEFNLVTAQLYQQFWEDIGIDVTLDQIQQGSFIGLALTGDFEAFGWRNHAGFDPDQQNIWWNSENGNPPPDFGLNFGRIRDDVIDENLDIIRTNPDAAARTEAAEAINRRFAEQVYNIWFEWPIWTIGHSPTVHNVLGGITEEGDPVLDVLGIGGAHQVSQIWIDESSGN, from the coding sequence GTGTTGATCCGCTCGACGCACTGGCGTCGTCTGCTTGCCCTACTCGTCGCCGTGCTGCTCGTGGGCGCGGCCTGTGGTGGAGGCGGTGACGACGGCGACGGCGGCGACGACAGCGCCGCCAACGTGGCCACCAGCACGACCAACCCCGACGCCAACGCCGAGCCCGTCACCGGCGGCACGCTCCGCTACGGCATCGAGGCCGACACGTCGTCTCCCTGGACCCCCGCCAACATGGTGTGCGCCATCTCGTGCCACATGATCGCCCACTCCATCTACGACCCGCTGACACTGGCCAACGCCGACGGCGAGGTGCAGCCCAACCTGCTCGAGTCGTTCGACCACAACGACGACTACTCGGTGTGGACGCTGGTGGCCCGCGAAGGCATCACCTTCCACGACGGCACCCCGTTCGACGCCGACGCCATCGCCTTCAACATCGAGGCCGACAAGGCCAGCCCGCTCACGGGCAAGGCCTTCGCCTACATCGACACCGTCGAGTCCGACGGCGACATGACCGTCACGGTCACCGCCAAGGGCCCCTGGGTGTCGTTCCCCGCCTTCCTGACCGGCCAACTCGGCTACCAGGCCTCCCCCACCTGGCTCCAGGCGGTCGAAGCTGGCACCGCCCAGGCCGACGAGCCCGTCGGCACCGGCGCCTTCGTGTTCGAGTCCTACGAGCCGGGCGGCGTGTTCGCCGCCACGGCCAACCCCGACTACTGGCGCACCGACGCCGAAGGTCGGCCCCTGCCCTACCTCGACGCCATCGAGTACGTGATCCAGGAGCAGGACCAGACCCGCTTCAATTCGCTGGTCTCGGGTGAGACGAACATCATGCACACCTCCAACGGCGACACCACGAACCGCATCGCCACCGAGGTCGAGAACGGCACCGTCGAGGCCGACCAGATCACCAACAACCTCGAGACCGGCTACGTCCTGTTGAACGTGGGCGACGAGAGCCTGCCCACCAGCGACGTCCGCGTGCGCCAGGCCCTGGCCTACGGCTTCGACTACGAGACCCGGCTCCAGGCCCGCTCGGGTGGCGTGCCCGAGATCGCCAACGGCCCGTTCCCCCCGGGGACCCCCGGCTACCTCGAGGACACCGGTTTCCCGACCTACGACCCCGACAAGGCGCGTGAGCTCGTCGAGGAGTACGAGGCCGAGAACGGCCCCATCGAGATCGCCTACAAGACCACCACCGACGAGTTCAACCTCGTCACCGCCCAGCTCTACCAGCAGTTCTGGGAGGACATCGGCATCGACGTCACCCTCGACCAGATCCAGCAGGGATCGTTCATCGGCCTCGCCCTCACCGGCGACTTCGAGGCCTTCGGCTGGCGCAACCACGCCGGCTTCGACCCCGACCAGCAGAACATCTGGTGGAACTCCGAGAACGGCAACCCGCCGCCGGACTTCGGCCTGAACTTCGGCCGCATCCGCGACGACGTCATCGACGAGAACCTCGACATCATCCGCACCAACCCGGATGCCGCGGCCCGTACCGAGGCGGCCGAAGCCATCAACCGCCGCTTCGCGGAGCAGGTGTACAACATCTGGTTCGAGTGGCCCATCTGGACCATCGGGCACAGCCCCACGGTGCACAACGTGCTGGGCGGCATCACCGAGGAGGGCGACCCCGTCCTCGACGTGCTGGGCATCGGCGGCGCCCACCAGGTCAGCCAGATCTGGATCGACGAGTCGTCCGGGAACTGA